The window aacaatttttttttttttttttgccaaatgaaGATATATTTATCCTTTCTCAACATTTAGGAAATATTGGTCAGATCAGTGTGATAACTGTTGCTGCAAAAACATGTCCTTATCAGAACCCTTTTAATAGAAACTCAGTGTTGAAATCAATGCCTCTGCTTCCACGTAGGGTTAGAAGGAAGATCAAACACTGCAAGGGTTCATGGGTGGTTCAacggtagaattctcccctgccatgtagGAAACCTGGGCTCGATTTCCCACCCATGTACCCCCTGCccctaaaaaagagaaaaatattgtgaatgatggcatatctgcctctgtgtgtgtgtgtgtgtgtatagatctagaaatacatatatgtagggataTACAtgcgaaaaaaagaaaaacgatcAAGCCCTGCAATGAGACTGAGGGCCAGGAACAGTCGTATTTTCCTTTTGCAAGCGATTGAACGCAATGGGATTTTATTTAATTCCATTATCTAAATTGTTATAGTGTATATTTCTTTGTCAGGAACTTTATTTGGCATGTCCTTCAAGTGTTAACGTAGCTTTTACCTTGAAAATGTCACTCCCAACATAATTTCAACAACAAGGGCAGAGTAATTTATTGAGAAAAAATTATAAGTAATGAATTAAATTGGTAACAGTAGcctggttttaaaaataactaaaggaaTGAGCATTAATTTTGGTCTTGATCAATgtgaatatttcatatttaataacttccttttggtatgggttaaactTAGAAATTTaacttatattttttctttgaaagaatgCCTGGCACACTTGTAGACAAatatttagagggaaaaaaaaaggaataggaaCAGCCATTCAGGTAGAAAAATGACCtgataatgaattattttatgtcaattatagataatgaataaaattctcttttaaaaatgtagtggCCTTTTATTTTCAGGGGTAGATGAAGCAACCATCATTGACATTCTAACTAAGAGAAACAATGCACAACGCCAGGAGATCAAAGCAGCATATCTCCAGGAGATAGGAAAGGTGAGTTCAAATGGTAAagcttaaatatttcatttcaataaTATTCATGCTTAGACATGGGTTCTGAAGTGCAGCTATCTGGTCTCTTGAGTCTCTGCCCACTGTTTTCTCATTGTACCTAAGATTGCAGTTGCAGTATTTATCCATTTTGTTGCAACTGAATCAGTTCTAGGGAGTGTACTGGCTTAATGCGTGGGTTGTCTTGATGTTATTTCTCTGAAGATTTCGTATTCTGTATCAGAGGCAAGTCTATAATTTGAACATAAACAACATCAGCGTTATGATTAGCAGTGAGGGATGTGTTCTGATGTAAGTGTGTCTTCTACTACCATTTAAATTGAGCTGTTTAGTGCTTACTATGAAATTTACTCTTAATTTTGCTATAAAAGTAAGTTTCAGATCTTTTACaccatatatattttctttaatctttaaaattttccattgtgaaaaataacatatatacgaaatagcaataaatttcaaagcacaccacagcaattagttatagaacagatttcagagtgtagtatgggttatagttccacaattttaggtttttccttctggctgctccaagaccctggagactaaaagaaatatcactgtaATGATTCGggagtcatacttatttgttaaatcctatcttctcctttataatgccaccttcttctttgatctttttaaagttggtatatgttatatattcacataccatataatcatccaaagtgtacaatcagtggttcacaatattatgatatagctgtgcatttatcatcacaattgactttttttctttttttgtgaaaaataacatatatacaaaaaagcaacacattttcaaagcacatagaggcaattaattatagaacagatttcagagtttggtatgggttacaatgccacaattttaggtttttactgctacctgctctaaggtactggagactaaaataaatatcaatataatgatgcagcaatcatactcatttgttaaagcctacctcctctgtataactccaccatcatatATGGCTTGTTTTTTAAGCAGTGCAATTGGAAGACTACATGATGTCAGTATCTGATTATAGTGCTTCTTTGTACAGTGCAAACCTCAAATGTTGGAAATACTATGAataccttattatttttttagagtaTTCTTGCTACAACTTCCATCTGTACTAGATTTTGAGCATTGTGATTTCTTCCCTGGATACAAGATTCAGAGTCCCATCCCTCAAGAAGTTTTCAATACATTCCGTAATTTTATTCTCATCATTCTAGATCTAAAAGATTAAGATAGCATTCGTAAATGCGTGCTATTCTTTCGTTTGTGTATAGAAAGAGGGTTGGCTTCGCAATCAGTTGTAGGGTTTACCCACAGTGCTGTATAACTTAGCACGTGACTTATGAGGAGCCCTGATCTGACTCTTTTTTATAGCCCTTGGATGGAGATCTGAAGAAAGCCCTCAAAGGTCATCTGGAGGAAGTTGTTTTGGCTCTGCTGAAAACCCCAGCCCAGTTTGATGCTGATGAACTCTATGCTGCCATGAAGGTAAACTGCCTGATTCAAGAGAAACCTTCCTCAAGAGAATGTATAGGTCAGATCTCTGTATGCCTACTATTATATCATCAACATCCAATGCAGTGACTGTGGATCTGTGGGAattcagtgaatgaataaacaaacagatgaataaatgaatgttggCACTAGGGATTGTGTTGCCCTCTGCCCTCCTTGTAGTGTTGCTGCATGATTCGTATATCTGCACCTAAAATGTTGGCTATATACCCATTTTGTTTTCAGAGTAATATAATGGCTAGAATCTAATGTAATTATTCAATGCTATGGATGAAATTTACTAAATGCCAGGTTCAGACAAATTTTGGGAAACAAAAACTAGTTGATCCTATTGAATGAgtatttttctgcatttgttctttttcaattcaGGGCCTTGGAACAGATGAAGATACTCTGATTGAAATTTTGGCATCAAGAACTAACAGAGAAATCAGAGACATAAACAGAGTCTATAGAGATGGTAAATCATAACATCCAACTCTCTAAGGGCTTTAGTTCAAAGGAAATTTGAAATACTCTTCTTAActcatagcaaactctgaaatctgttctacaactaattgttgtgatatgttTTGAgagttgtttttttgtatatatgttatttttcacaaaaagtaacaaaaagttgattgtgatgataaatgcacagctattatcatattgtgagccgttcattgtacactttggataattacatgacATGTGGATATATACGTCATCCTAAAAAAGTTGAATCTGGACGTTAATCATAGGGGCGATAGAaattttatagatgaaatgagttattgattatttaTTTGGCACATGTCTGTTGATTACCCACGCTGCTACCAGACCCTGTTCAAATTGCTAGGGGCTGACAAGAAAGACGAAGTCCCTGCCCTCATCAAGCTTTCACTTTAATAGAAATGCTCCTCTTGGACATATGACCATGAATTACTATAATGAAAAAGTCAATTCAGAACATTCAATTTAAGGAAGTAAAACAACAATGACATTATTATtctgagatttatttcattaaaaaaagtttttatggtGGAAAGAGTATGTAGCAAACAAATAAAAGTCTCCAAACAAGATATATTCCATTTGTCCTTGAAAAGGTAAAAGATTTCGATGCTTTATAATCCTCTGATAGGAATGTCAACTTTACCATTGTGAACATAAATGATTCACTTACTCTTTATCTCCAGTTAGAGTCAGGGGGATGGAAGACTAGCCAGGGCTTATTTTACCAACTCAGTGAGACAAAGTCATCTAAATGATATGCTCGACACCTGAAAGAAGGTAGCTGAGATTACCTGGTAGTGCTGGgtctttatcttcttttctgtTGACCATTAATCCCCAGATTATCCCCCACCACACACAATGTATGACCTCACAGAAGATACATCTGAATGACCCGCCAATCAGTCATCACAGGGAATAGAACAGCCCTTGAGTATTGTTTCCAGAGCATTTTAtacatgaataataataataaaaaaaacctttaGACTTCATTTTCTGCAATTCTTATCTCATTATCAGTGTTAACTTAGAACCATGTGTCAGTGATAATAATCAAAAGAAACATTTGCTTTAGAGTTTTTTGTTTGCTACATCATTACTTACAAAGGCAAATACCCACATTCCTCCATTACGCCCAATGACTGTGTTTTAAATTGccttgttttctttccaattataAATTCAGCATATATGTTTTTATTACAAGTATTATTTTGCATAGTTAAGTATGGATGTTTAGACAAAGATGTCATGTATATACATgtccattcacacacacacacatatatatatacacacacacatttaagatatttataaattttaaaaattataaataactgCACAATCGAGTACCATTGTTTTAAACTAATTGTTCTAATATTCTGTTtacttccttaaatgtttggtatgttatatttcagaattaattattaaatatatgtacCTGTGCAATTTATTCTTGCTAGCAAAGGAAATGAGCTTTATAGCTGTAAGTTTTCATTAACAGTACAATCTAATTTGCTTCCATTGCTTtacaagaaataaatttgatgatccATAACTGTACCTGCTCTGgtctttttattaagaaaatatattttgataatgTTCCATGGATCATTGAACATAGAGCACTGTAAATAGCAAACCAATAGCGTGCTGTTAGAtattattcatattattattattaattattcatTGTTAGTTTACTGAAAAATCTTTTTTCCTCGTTTTTCAGAACTGAAGAGAGATCTGGCCAAAGACATCACCTCAGACACATCTGGAGATTTTCAGAAGGCTTTGCTCTCTCTTGCCAAGGTATACCTCACACATAGCAAGAAAGATCTCTTTTATCAAGAATGAAACCTTAATTTGAGTTCTCTCTAGAAGAGTGACTGCTAATTGTTTTCTTAAAGAGCATTGGTTCTCTGATTtttgaaagaataagcaaattatgtGACTACATGCTAGAAGACAACTTCGAACCATAtgagattgttttccttttttttctggtttaggGTGACCGAGCTGAGGACCTGAGCGTGAATGATGACCTGGCCGATTCAGACGCCCGGGTGAGCTAATGTTTGCCATTTTCCTTTACAAACTTCATCCAACTAAGCTTCCTACTTTGAGTGGAGCCACCGGTTAATGTCCCCCATATGGAAGCAAGTCTAAGATGGTTCAACAGGTCAATAGCTCCTTAATCTTTATTCCCTGAAGGATATGCACATTGTATTTGAAaaacccaagaaagaaaaaaaaaattacgttTTTTATAGGTCCTGTTGCTTGTAAAGTCAGAGAGGATTGAAAGGGAACAATGAGAATTTGATTGTTAGCCCCAAGAATTGACTTTAGATAAAACTCCCAATTTTCATTTACCTGGTgataagaagcagaaaaataatattttattagatgAATTAAAAGGGTGGAAGATTCTAATATTTAGCAGTGAGCATTTGAATGGTTTATGAATGTAAATTTATATCATAAAattattattgatatataataATGATATAAAGATACTTTATAATCATATTTTGATATACTTTCATGTATATTGTTGCATATAGTTTCAGTCAGTGAAGTTGCTGGCTATTTATGTGCCAATCTATCAGCAGCATTAGAAGTGTAATGCTAGTTTAGGACCCAGAGTttctgctttaaaaacaaaacacattataTTTACATATGCATTCCTAATTTCATCACGGTGAGTCAGAAGGGATAGAAACTTTGTTTTCCACCTCCATGCCCTTTACTGTGCCAGCACATTATCTTACTCATAATAGAGATTCATTaactgtttgttgaataaatgcataaatatcaAATCAGTTTGCTTCAGAATTCCACCAGAACTTCACATGGTCTTTGGAAAATGGATCATTTTCATAGAAATTGTGCAAGCATATAGAACCGAAGTTAGCATTTAAATAATTGcttcattgttttagtttcctaggctggtTAAAGCAAATATCAAGAAATAGTTTTGACTTGAACAATAAGAATGTATCCACTCATAGTTAGAATCTGGGAAAATATCCAGATCAAGACATCTCCAAGGCAGTGCTTTCTACCTGAAGGCCAGCTGCCCAtgacccttggctcctctgccacatggcgccgtcttctggtctctcccttctcttccaggtttcctttaCTTCAGATCCTTGCTTCTGTAGCTTTCTATCACTCTGTCTTCATTCCatttctaaaggactccagtaattggattaagacccatccagatAGAGGTGGGTCCCACCTTACCTAAAGTACCTCATCTAAcggttctattttttaaaaagagagagagagaaaaaaaagccctGTTTTCAATGGATTTGCATCCCCAGGAATGAattgaatttaagaacatgtttttctggggggtatttacagcttcaaaccaccacacccatAATAGAAAAAAGTACTCATTTTTGCTTTTGACATATCtgaatttgttttccattttgaaagTATCTGGGCTCTAAGATGTGCAAAGCTACCTAGATTAGTGTGGGCTGGGAGGATGATGTAATTGACATTTCAGAGTTAATAGAGCATGCTTCtgacaaaagagaaaactgtAGTTTAGTAATGTTAAATAATTTGTCTACGATTTCACAGTTATTATGTTGCAGAGTTGGAATttgaatccagaaatattaacAACAAAATTCAAGATCCAGGCTATTATCAAATCATCAATTTGTTAATATCAGTAGCTGATAATTAATTCGaacaaagagttaaaaataatctgttttaGACAGGTCCTTAGAGTTGTCTTGATATAGAATATAAtcttaaaaacaatttaattcaGCAAACCATTGATTCTGCAAACATATATTCAGTCTCCAGTGTTTGCAAAGCACCAGGAGagataaatatttgaatagaatatgtttgaaaaacaaaatacagtccCTGTCTTTTAGGAAGTTGCCACCTTAAACTTGCATACTTTGTATTGGGCACAAACCAACTGTCTAGAAAATCTTTGAGGAGACCTAATATTCTTGTGTTGATGTCATTGCATCAGATAGtcaagtgttttatttttggGTTTCTTCACAGGCTTTGTATGaagcaggagaaagaagaaaggggacaGATGTGAATGTGTTCACTACAATTCTTACCACAAGAAGCTATCCCCAACTTCGCAGaagtaagtaaaaaaataaaaatatatgaaaaagaaaaaaaaataaaatatatgaaaaagaaaaaaagatttctagAGCCTCATTACGGAAGACTTCTCTTTTTCCATaatgaggaaaaagaagacaaatatgagcaagggaagagagaaatctcAATCAGTGTCACCTATTTGCCAAATGGGTGTGGTGCCTCTGAACCATTATTCCTATTTGTTCATTAGTCCAACTTTATACACTCACTGTTTCATAGTTTTGAGACACATTTTGTGACCTTtgcaaatttcattattttcactCTTCTCACACTTACACCAGAACAAATGACATGACAATTAAGAACAGAAAAGTAAAAGTAAGGACAAACCTGCAGTCTaggtgaagaaaaatatatataggtgGGTTCAGAAATGAACACCAAAAAATATTATTGCTTTTGAGCTCAAGATTTAGCTCTAAGCCTCCTGGAAGTCAGCGCAAAGAGAATGCATAGTGACTATATAAAATTCATTACCTCATATGAGGGCACTGATTTCTAATGTTAAACTTAAGAAGGGTTTATAACTACACAGATCTTTATGTAAAGGAAGATCTATTAGCTATGGCACTTAGTTCTGACATCATGACTAACTCTGTTATAGTTGTCAACTATGTGccattaataataattaacaaCACCACAAAATTTCTCCCAAATAAACAGGAGCACCAAAGTGGCCACACAAGTTAATTTTCTATATTCCTAGGAaaagatgttgttctagtttgctagctgctggaatgcaataaactggaaactgaatggcttttaaaatggggaatttagtaATTAATTCTCGTAATTAATAGTAATTAGTAATTAATTCTAGCAACTagtaagttgccagtttacagttctaaggccgagaaaatgtcccaattaaaacaagtccgtagaactgtccaatctaaggcatccagggaaagatccttggttcaagaaggtcgatgaagttcagagtttctctcttaagtgagaaggtacatggtgaacacagttagggctcctctctcatctggaagggcacatggcgaacccagcatcatctgctagctttctctcctggcttcctgtttcatgaagctccttgggaggcattttccttcttcatctccaaagcgccggctgatggactctctgcttctcgcgGCTATGTCGTTctttgctgctctctctgaatctctcattctccaaaatgtttcctcttttataagactccagcaaaccaatcaagacctacccaaatgggtgaagacacatctcccccaatccagtttaacaaccactcttgattaagtcacatctctagggagatgatctcattacagtttcaaacatgcagtactgaatagggattggaagaaatggctgcctttccaaaatgggattaggattagaccatggcttttctaggggacacacatcatttcaacCCAACACAGATGTAGTCTGCCTTCTCTGTTCACTAGACTAAAAGCTGTAAAAAAGTGTGGCCTGAAGTTCAGTCAGCACAAGTCATGCCTTGAACCAGCTGCCCTGATTTTGATGAAGTTTGCTCTATGGGTGGATGTTGTGCACATTTCTTAGTTTATTATAATCTTCAGCGTTTCAGAAGTACATCAAGTACAGTAAGCATGACATGAACAAGGTCCTGGACCTGGAGATGAAAGGCGACATCGAGACATGCCTCACAGCCATTGGTACGTGATTCTGGAGTCCTAAGTGTTCTGACTTACTAGTGTGTTTTCAATGCTGCCTTCtagttaaaataagtaaataaataaataaaaccaaagtgAAAATGAGTCAGGTTTTATGTTTAGTTCTATTGTTTAATTTCCTAACCATAACCGGAAGAAAGCAATTATTTGTATCTAACATGCCTTAAGCACCTACTGGTTTCCCTGTTTCTAGGGAGAATGTACTCGGGACAGCGGTAGCTATTAAGGTTCCGATTAGGGTGGGTTTAACAGGATTGGGCGATGGTTGTTAGTGAAAAGAATATTCAGTACCACTATCTAgagatttagaaataaatttttttataagcCACATAATCCCTATGGCAGGAGGCAGGGATAGGaagagagatagaaaatagaataTTGTGGTTGATGCATCATCTCTCTCATTTCATGTGCATCTTTATCTTCTGTGTGTGGTAAATATGTCAACTAAAATGTGCCTCTCTCGCAGTGAAGTGTGCTACATGCAAGCCATCTTTCTTTGCTGAGAAGCTTCATCATGCCATGAAGGTATCATTTCTACTTAAAGACTTTGCTTAGAGGAAAATGATCATTTGTGGAGCAAAGCACAGAGAACATCTTATTGTTTGAAAATCACACTTGCTTTAATATCACTGTTCCAGCCAATAGAGACACAACATACTACTTTATTAGTGTAAAATCCCATTAGATTTGGTTTGCTTTTATAGGTAAGATTGCAAGTTGAATAGGTAATTGATTTGTGGTCTTCTCGAGATTTGTTTAACTTGAGTCAGCACAGAAAGAGAAGTAAACTTTCTTTTCAGGTGTGATTTTAGCTACCTATTTCTGCTTAGTTTGTGAGTTTACAATCTACCCCCCCTTTCTAACTTTCATTTGTCTATTTAGTTATGCCATGGATTAATAGTTGAATCTTTAAGAATGTCATTCTATGATTACTGAAGTAGAAGATGTTATTACTATATATTCAGATACCACTAAAACCACTACACTTTAACTTTACTCTCTAACATATATGATAGTATACTGGAGACcacttttatatttgtattttaaatcccTAAATGAAGAGCTATGGagttgacatttttttctctttgcaattCCAAAATAAGGAGACCTTCAGAGAAAGCATCTAGCCATTCAACCAGTATTAAggaacattcttgaaatgacaggCATTGGCCAGTTACAGTTAGTGGGGTATTTAGGTGGGTAATGATGAGTATCTGGTACTGTGGGAGAGCAAAAGGGGGACATATGCCCCCCAGACTTTGGAAATCAATTTAACCTTCCTGTCAGCTACACTGAGACCTGATATTCGAGTAGTAATTAGCCAGGTGAGGGAGTAAAAGAGACGGGGACACAAAACAAAGTAGAAGAGTCTGCATGTACAAAGAATCAAGTGCAAAAAGTAGCAAGGCACTTACAGgaaaatgaatggaaggacaCTGCATGGTGATAGAAGAGGCTGCAGAATTGGACAGAACATTGTAAACCCTCATAAAATGATTGGTTTGCATCCAAAGAACAATAGCAGATCACTGAAGGGTTTTTAATAGATTAGTCATATGTTCAGATTTGCAATTTAGAGGATtcacattatttataattatttactaGTTTAGACAGAGGAAAGACTTGATGTGGGAGACCAGTTAGATTGCAAAAGCTATCTGAACGTATGGATGGCGTAGCCGTTGATCTCTTGTCATTTTGTTAACGCAGTGTAAAaagcatgtgtgcgtgtgtgtgtgtgtgtgtgtattttaatgtAAAGATAGTTTCTCTATAGAAACTATGTGGGTGAGCAGAAGGGCTCCATTTTAAAATCCATAACCTGCTTTATCGAGGGTATGCTTTGAACAGGAGAAACTCATCACCATTTGTTTTGAATAGGGTATTGGAACCCGTCATAAGACACTGATCAGAATTATGGTTTCCCGTTCTGAAATCGACATGAATGATATCAAAGTATTCTATCAGAAGATGTACGGTGTCTCTCTTTGCCAGGCCATTCTGGTACGTTGTTATTTTCATAATGCCACCCCTACAAGTAACAGTTCTTTTTGTCACTTCTTCAGAAAAATGGGCCGACTTGCTGTGCCTACATATTCCATATGTCAGATGAAGTCATTATAATAGGAAACATAATTTATATGTAGACTGAACCTTCAATGGTAAAACCTACTAGTGAGTTCTGTTCTGGACaatttggaaacattttcaaTCAAAGTTgtggaaatattttgtttcttgtgcATAAATTTAGCAAACAAACATTTTAGAGTTTCTGCTTGTATAGATAGATACCATGATTTATTTAGCCAAGAATATTGATCAGAAGATcagtaatttaatttaaatttgatttctttcaattttGTCATGTGTAGAATGTATATGCTCTTAGcatgttaaaatgaaaaagaaagaaaattcaaggCTCTTGAGCATATGGAGggatagaaaattatttaaattcagtTACTATTATATTGGATAACTAAAATCTATCAAGAAAAGGTGGGAAAATCACAGACTTataactttctctttttctggtaAGTCTGATATTTCCTCACATATGTGGTAAGGTTATATTGTGTAATACCTATTTAATTCTACGTGATTCTCAATTCCAGGTGACTCTTGGAAAATAATAGCTCTAATATAAAGCATAATCAATTCAAAGCAGTTTGTAATCTgaatcttgaaaaataatttgttttatacAATAAGTATCCGTTATCTGCTAAACAGATTATTTAATTAAATGAGTAATGTTTTTATCCAAGTTCTCTGATATTTGAGGCACTGTGAACATGATTTATATAAAACTGtaataatttttctataatttaaaatatcctatATTGATCATGGTATGGTAGCATTAagtgtactttattttttaatcaacagGATGAAACTTCAGGAGATTATGAAAAAATCCTGGTTGCTCTCTGTGGAGGAAATTAAACATTCCTTTGATCTTCTCAAGCATTAAGATAATAAGACTTTTTAAGTCATCTTTCCATTCCATATCATAGGCTTAAACAGGAATATTTCTTCAGCAGAATTAAAGTCTAGCTACCTGCTTTCTGAAAAATATTGCCTATATAGATTTTTATAACACAATTTTGTTTATAGagctaattttttaaagcatatttaccCCAAAGTGTAAAGCCCCATACACAAATTGTTCTGGTAAGATTATCTAAAGGAGACATTTatgttattgaaaataaaatgaaattacagGACAATTGGTGTCACTGGCTCCTTTGTTGTGGTTTTCTTCTGCATGTAATACAGTGGTTTCATTTGACGTCAAAGGAGTAGGAGTTTAAATCCTAAATTAcaattatttaatgaaataaatttggcAAGCTGAGTTGAAGAAAATATCCACACAGTCAGAAAATGGACTCCTTACCATATTACCATCAGAGTACAGAATATTAAAAGGATATTTCTGGGTAATAATGGATTTATTGCATAGTATGACAAACTTGGACAGTCTGCTACATTTCATGGTGATACCAGTAAAAGTTCTTCACTTTTTTATGATAGTTGCATTTTTAGGTGTTCTaggaaactaccaaactgtttcccagagcggctgtattattttacattctcGTTGTCGATGTATGAATGATTTAGATCCTCTGTACCTTGCCAGCATATGGTGTTgccattaattttcattttgtcaaCCTTTCTTTGAGGTttcagagttctttatatattctacataCTTTTTTTCAGTATGTAGcttgtcttttcttcctcttaaTAGGGTCTTTCCTgagcaatattttaaattttaatgaggtcTAATTTATCAGGTTTTCCATTTATGGGTTATGCTGTGGTGTCATGTCTATGAACTGTTTACTTAACCCTAGGTCCTCCAAATTTCCTCCTATGCTTTCTTTAAAGGTCTTACAGCATTCAAGTTTGTGATCTAACATAAGCTAATTTTTGTGTTAGGTTCAAGGTTCAGTTTTTGGTTTATGGCTGTGCAGCAGTTCTGTACCTTGTGTTGGAAATGTTCTCCTTCATCCATTGAATTGCCTCAGCACTTTCGTCAAAAACCAGTTGGGCATGTTTGGGTGGGCCCGACTTTAACGTTTAATACTCATATTGAATCaattccttgtgatttcttttctagGAATAGATTGTAGATAATTTGGTTGAGGCTTTTATTCCAAATAAAGGATCAGTCATGCTACAAGTTCTTGAGTTAAAAAGAAATGGCAAGAGAGAGAGTCATTCTCCAGATATGCTGCTTTTTAGAGTGTCTCCCTTATGTGTGTGTTTGGGAAGGAGAAGTACCTGTGTAGGAAGTCAGAAGAATCCTGGGTCTGGTACCCAGAGGTGGGATGGAATTTATCAAGATATGTTTTCTCAGTATGATTCTAAAAATAGCATCAAGGTGGTATGAATATTTCTGCCAGTCAGCAAGAAGACACCTTGTGAAGattattctagtttactagctgcgggaatgcaacacaccagagacagattggcttttaataaaaggggatttatttaataaattcttcagaggaaaggcagctaactttccactgaggccctttcttatgtgggagggcacagggtgatctctgctggccttctctccaggcctctagtttccgacaactttccccagggtgattctgcatttccaataagcctgggctgagctgcttgggctgtgctacgttgagg of the Tamandua tetradactyla isolate mTamTet1 chromosome 2, mTamTet1.pri, whole genome shotgun sequence genome contains:
- the ANXA1 gene encoding annexin A1 yields the protein MAMVTEFLKQAWFIENDEQEYVQTVKGSKGGPGSAVSPYPTFNPSSDVRALHKAITVKGVDEATIIDILTKRNNAQRQEIKAAYLQEIGKPLDGDLKKALKGHLEEVVLALLKTPAQFDADELYAAMKGLGTDEDTLIEILASRTNREIRDINRVYRDELKRDLAKDITSDTSGDFQKALLSLAKGDRAEDLSVNDDLADSDARALYEAGERRKGTDVNVFTTILTTRSYPQLRRTFQKYIKYSKHDMNKVLDLEMKGDIETCLTAIVKCATCKPSFFAEKLHHAMKGIGTRHKTLIRIMVSRSEIDMNDIKVFYQKMYGVSLCQAILDETSGDYEKILVALCGGN